The Pseudomonas kermanshahensis genome includes a window with the following:
- a CDS encoding pentapeptide repeat-containing protein: MNYLPFALLLVLAPALAVNADDDNDAPLTVNGCVIAEGSQCPGANLRGANLANQDLRKMNLAGADLRDADLRHARLDLANLEKARLQGANLTRASLQQSNLRLADLSHSTLIAIQGWGLFAQGAQFEKADLSAAYLQFARLSGANMHQANLRAADLEMAWLSKTDLQGANLGDANLQEAKFGQSNLAQADLRGARQHYGNFQEANMEGCAGCPGSWDD; encoded by the coding sequence ATGAATTACCTGCCCTTTGCCCTGCTGTTGGTCCTTGCCCCTGCCCTGGCGGTGAATGCCGACGACGACAACGATGCCCCCTTGACCGTCAACGGCTGCGTAATTGCCGAAGGCAGCCAGTGCCCGGGCGCCAACTTGCGTGGCGCCAACCTGGCCAACCAGGACTTGCGCAAGATGAACCTGGCCGGCGCTGACCTGCGCGATGCCGACCTGCGCCATGCCCGCCTGGACCTGGCCAACCTGGAAAAGGCCCGCTTGCAGGGCGCCAACCTGACCCGCGCCAGCCTGCAACAGAGCAACCTGCGGTTGGCAGACCTGAGCCATAGCACGTTGATTGCCATTCAAGGCTGGGGGCTGTTTGCTCAGGGGGCGCAGTTCGAGAAGGCCGACCTCAGTGCGGCGTACCTGCAGTTCGCCAGGCTTTCCGGGGCGAACATGCACCAGGCCAACCTGCGGGCGGCGGACCTGGAGATGGCCTGGCTGAGTAAAACCGACCTGCAAGGGGCCAACCTCGGCGATGCCAACCTGCAGGAAGCCAAATTTGGCCAGAGCAACCTGGCGCAAGCCGACCTGCGTGGGGCGCGGCAGCATTATGGGAATTTTCAGGAGGCAAATATGGAAGGGTGTGCGGGCTGTCCTGGGAGTTGGGATGATTGA
- a CDS encoding response regulator, whose protein sequence is MNIVLVDDHAVVRQGYASLLRAVLPAMEVREAASGEEALVRVQEQVPNLVIMDFGLPGISGLETTRRLRQRLPQLRVLFFSMHDELPLVRQALEAGASGYLTKNSAPQVLIEAVQRVLAGHAYIEQPLATQLACTPQQNASDPRLQRMTQRELEIFVMLAKGTPVRVIAEQLCISAKTVSNHLTLLKSKLQVSSHAELVHLGIDLGVVRVAG, encoded by the coding sequence ATGAATATCGTATTGGTGGATGACCACGCCGTGGTGCGCCAGGGTTATGCCAGCCTATTGCGGGCGGTGCTGCCGGCGATGGAAGTGCGCGAGGCCGCCAGCGGCGAAGAGGCGCTGGTGCGGGTTCAGGAGCAAGTGCCGAACCTGGTGATCATGGACTTCGGCCTGCCCGGCATCAGCGGCCTGGAGACCACCCGCCGGCTACGTCAGCGCCTGCCGCAGCTGCGGGTACTGTTTTTCAGCATGCATGATGAGCTGCCCCTGGTGCGCCAGGCCCTGGAGGCGGGGGCTTCGGGTTACCTGACCAAGAATTCGGCGCCCCAGGTGTTGATCGAGGCGGTACAACGGGTGTTGGCCGGGCATGCCTATATCGAGCAGCCTTTAGCTACACAGCTGGCCTGCACACCGCAACAAAACGCCAGCGACCCGCGCTTGCAGCGCATGACCCAGCGCGAGTTGGAGATTTTCGTGATGCTGGCCAAGGGCACCCCGGTGCGGGTGATTGCCGAACAGCTGTGCATCAGTGCCAAGACCGTTTCCAATCACCTGACCTTGCTCAAGAGCAAGTTGCAGGTGAGTTCCCATGCTGAGCTGGTGCACCTGGGGATCGATCTGGGGGTGGTGCGGGTGGCGGGGTGA
- a CDS encoding sensor histidine kinase translates to MRLINLSAQWRINLWVTFFFALVTLACGGLLLHQAVADVERELQSAEAVVAYLADTAERDPASLQPRLTQRLRHVRVHWLAAGETAQMPREAGLDAWLGRQLFGDRRHSTRLLDLSDGRRVLIAVDARDEIDEVRDSLQQLLGLCGLALLVSLLTIRWAVRRGMSLLDELLRALRQVSGGQLTTRLRESGLPEARQLAAHFNRMTATLEQTRADNAQLTQTLLAVQEQERTHLAQALHDDLGQYLAGIRAQVCLLRLVAGEPTVVEQTAQALELNCDRLQQGFRALVHDLYPVALQHVPLAEAFGVLVSQWQASQGIDCRLRVGERLPVLPGSSRTHLYRLLQEALTNVARHAGASQVRVRLQRSAKGLRLLVRDNGCGASQPQRPGVGLHSMAERARSLGGELRILSRPGAGWALALNIPMEA, encoded by the coding sequence ATGCGCCTCATCAACCTGTCGGCCCAGTGGCGGATCAACCTGTGGGTCACGTTCTTTTTCGCCTTGGTCACCTTGGCCTGTGGCGGGTTGCTGCTGCACCAGGCGGTGGCCGATGTCGAGCGCGAATTGCAATCTGCCGAAGCTGTGGTGGCGTACCTCGCCGACACGGCCGAACGCGACCCGGCGAGCCTGCAACCGCGGCTGACTCAGCGCCTGCGCCACGTGCGGGTGCACTGGCTGGCGGCGGGCGAAACCGCGCAGATGCCGCGGGAGGCCGGCCTGGATGCCTGGCTGGGGCGCCAGCTGTTCGGTGATCGCCGTCACAGCACCCGTTTGTTGGATTTGAGCGACGGGCGCCGGGTACTGATCGCCGTGGATGCGCGGGATGAAATCGACGAAGTCCGGGATTCCCTGCAGCAGTTGCTGGGCTTGTGTGGCCTGGCCTTGCTCGTGAGCCTGTTGACCATACGCTGGGCCGTGCGGCGCGGCATGAGCCTGCTGGATGAACTGCTGCGCGCGTTGCGCCAGGTCTCGGGTGGGCAGTTGACCACTCGCCTGCGCGAATCCGGCCTGCCGGAGGCACGCCAGTTGGCGGCGCACTTCAACCGCATGACCGCGACCTTGGAGCAGACCCGGGCTGACAATGCCCAGCTCACCCAAACCCTGTTGGCAGTACAGGAACAGGAACGCACCCACCTGGCGCAGGCCCTGCACGATGACCTCGGGCAGTACCTGGCGGGTATCCGCGCCCAGGTCTGCCTGCTGCGCCTGGTGGCAGGCGAGCCGACGGTGGTGGAGCAGACCGCGCAAGCCCTGGAGCTTAATTGCGATCGCCTGCAGCAAGGCTTTCGTGCCTTGGTACACGACTTGTATCCAGTGGCGTTGCAACACGTGCCATTGGCCGAAGCCTTTGGTGTGCTGGTGAGCCAATGGCAGGCCAGCCAGGGCATCGATTGCCGTTTGCGGGTCGGTGAGCGCCTGCCGGTGCTGCCTGGCTCCAGCAGAACGCATTTGTATCGCCTGCTGCAGGAGGCGTTGACCAACGTTGCCCGGCATGCCGGCGCCAGCCAGGTGCGGGTGCGCCTGCAACGCAGTGCCAAGGGCTTGCGCCTGTTGGTGCGTGACAACGGCTGCGGCGCGAGCCAGCCCCAGCGGCCCGGCGTTGGCCTGCATTCGATGGCCGAGCGCGCGCGCAGCCTGGGCGGCGAATTACGCATCCTGAGTCGCCCGGGTGCCGGCTGGGCGTTGGCCCTGAACATTCCCATGGAGGCCTGA
- a CDS encoding ABC transporter substrate-binding protein — translation MRQPAPLALTCLLALATALCSAFASAAPPEQQLQVRIGYLGYRPDPGPLLSNIIPEPADAGLQGAELAIVDSNSTGRFLKQAFTLASTHVDSPEALLQAAKAQHDQGLRLFVVNAPAASLRALSAALPDSLLFNAGSPDDSLRSSQCQGNVLHSLPSRAMLADALAQFLVLRKWQRALLVVGQTEDDQAYAAALRRAVKRFGVQLVAEKTWRFDNDQRRSAQADMPLFTQTAEYDVVLVADERGDFGEYLPYQTWYPRPVAGTQGLTPTGWHKTVETFGAAQLQKRFEAQAGRWMNDRDFAAWMAVRSIASAVSKLRQAEPRALQQLLLSDQLPLDGFKGRKLSYRPWNGELRQPIPLVQPRALVSTSPQEGFLHPFNEMDSLGFDKPEVTCGYP, via the coding sequence ATGCGCCAGCCTGCCCCTCTTGCCCTGACCTGCCTGCTGGCCCTGGCCACGGCACTGTGTTCGGCCTTCGCATCGGCCGCCCCGCCAGAGCAGCAATTGCAGGTGCGCATCGGCTACCTGGGCTATCGCCCCGACCCCGGCCCGCTGCTGTCCAACATCATCCCCGAGCCCGCCGACGCGGGGCTGCAGGGCGCCGAGCTGGCGATTGTCGACAGCAACAGTACGGGGCGTTTTCTCAAGCAGGCGTTCACCCTTGCCAGCACCCACGTAGACAGCCCCGAGGCCCTGCTGCAAGCCGCCAAGGCCCAGCATGACCAGGGCCTGCGGCTGTTCGTGGTGAACGCGCCGGCCGCCAGCCTGCGCGCACTGTCTGCCGCCCTGCCCGACAGCCTGCTGTTCAACGCCGGCAGCCCCGACGACAGCCTGCGCAGCAGCCAGTGCCAGGGCAATGTGCTGCATAGCCTGCCCAGCCGCGCCATGCTGGCCGATGCCCTGGCGCAGTTTCTGGTACTGCGCAAATGGCAACGGGCGTTGCTCGTGGTCGGCCAGACCGAAGACGACCAGGCCTACGCCGCGGCCCTGCGCCGGGCGGTGAAGCGCTTCGGCGTGCAGCTGGTGGCGGAAAAAACCTGGCGCTTCGACAACGACCAGCGCCGCAGCGCCCAAGCCGACATGCCCCTGTTCACCCAAACCGCCGAGTACGACGTGGTGCTGGTGGCCGACGAACGCGGTGACTTCGGCGAATACCTGCCCTACCAGACCTGGTACCCCCGCCCCGTGGCCGGCACCCAGGGCCTGACCCCCACCGGTTGGCACAAGACGGTAGAAACCTTCGGCGCGGCGCAGTTGCAAAAACGCTTCGAAGCCCAGGCCGGACGCTGGATGAACGACCGCGACTTCGCCGCCTGGATGGCCGTGCGCAGCATCGCCAGCGCCGTCAGCAAACTGCGCCAGGCCGAGCCACGCGCCCTGCAGCAACTGCTGCTCAGCGACCAGCTGCCGCTGGATGGCTTCAAGGGCCGCAAGCTCAGCTACCGCCCTTGGAACGGCGAGCTGCGCCAACCCATCCCGCTGGTTCAGCCACGCGCGCTGGTCAGCACTTCGCCCCAGGAGGGCTTCCTGCACCCTTTCAACGAAATGGACAGCCTGGGCTTCGACAAGCCCGAAGTGACCTGCGGCTACCCCTGA
- a CDS encoding YVTN family beta-propeller repeat protein, whose translation MRRPLCYRPVLFPTLLAGALALASGHASAATAWVSNEKDNSLSLIDLQSLEVTETLPVGQRPRGLLLSHDNKRLYICASDSDRVQVMDVATRKIIKELPSGKDPEQFALHPNDRWLYVSNEDDALVTVIDTETDKVLGQINVGIEPEGMAVSPDGKWAVNTSETTNMLHWIDTSTQTLADSTLVDQRPRFVEFNQDGSRLWASAEIGGTVTILDVDTRQVLKTLNFQIKGVHPDKVQPVGIKLSADGQYAFVALGPANHVAVIDAKTYEVLDYLLVGRRVWQLAFTPDQSQLLATNGVSGDVSVIDTKTLKVLKSVKVGRYPWGVVVTP comes from the coding sequence ATGCGTCGCCCCCTTTGCTACCGGCCTGTGCTTTTCCCCACCCTGCTGGCCGGCGCGCTGGCGCTTGCCAGCGGGCACGCCAGCGCCGCCACCGCCTGGGTCTCGAACGAGAAGGACAACAGCCTTAGCCTGATCGACCTGCAAAGCCTGGAAGTTACCGAGACCCTGCCCGTGGGCCAGCGCCCACGTGGCCTGCTGCTGTCCCACGACAACAAGCGGCTGTACATCTGCGCCAGCGATTCGGACCGCGTGCAGGTGATGGACGTGGCCACCCGCAAGATCATCAAGGAGCTGCCCTCCGGCAAGGACCCCGAGCAGTTCGCCCTGCACCCCAATGACCGCTGGCTGTATGTGTCCAACGAAGACGACGCACTGGTAACGGTGATCGACACCGAAACCGACAAAGTGCTCGGCCAGATCAACGTCGGCATCGAGCCCGAGGGCATGGCGGTAAGCCCGGATGGCAAGTGGGCGGTCAATACCAGCGAAACCACCAACATGCTGCACTGGATCGACACCAGCACCCAGACCCTGGCCGACAGCACCCTGGTGGATCAACGGCCGCGCTTCGTCGAGTTCAACCAGGATGGCTCGCGGCTCTGGGCCTCGGCGGAAATCGGCGGTACGGTGACCATTCTCGACGTGGACACGCGCCAGGTGCTGAAAACCCTGAACTTCCAGATCAAGGGCGTGCACCCGGACAAAGTCCAGCCGGTGGGCATCAAGCTCAGCGCCGATGGCCAGTACGCGTTCGTCGCCCTGGGCCCGGCTAACCATGTGGCGGTGATCGATGCCAAGACTTACGAAGTGCTGGACTACCTGCTGGTTGGGCGGCGCGTTTGGCAGCTGGCGTTCACCCCAGACCAAAGCCAATTGCTGGCCACCAACGGGGTCAGCGGCGACGTCTCGGTGATCGATACAAAAACCCTCAAGGTGCTCAAATCGGTAAAGGTCGGGCGCTACCCCTGGGGCGTGGTGGTCACGCCATGA
- a CDS encoding ABC transporter ATP-binding protein: MNTLDVSDVSFAYGQREALKHVGFSVAPGRFAALLGPNGAGKSTLIALLTRLYDVQQGDIRVCGCSLRNAARPALRQLGVVFQQSTLDLDLSVEQNLRYHASLHGLSRRQGNLRVEAELARQGLDERRREPVRALNIGHRRRVEIARALLHQPRLLLLDEASVGLDPASRLALNQHLRHLCREQGLSVLWTTHLLDEVQPSDDLLILHQGRLVASGTADALTQAHGGNLDNAFARLTRAPGATPGVKA; encoded by the coding sequence ATGAATACCCTCGACGTCAGTGACGTGAGTTTCGCCTACGGCCAGCGCGAGGCGCTCAAGCACGTGGGGTTCAGTGTGGCGCCTGGGCGTTTTGCTGCGTTGCTGGGCCCCAATGGCGCCGGCAAGTCGACCTTGATCGCACTGCTCACCCGGCTTTACGACGTGCAACAGGGCGACATCCGCGTCTGCGGCTGCTCGTTGCGCAACGCGGCGCGCCCGGCGTTGCGACAACTGGGCGTGGTGTTTCAGCAAAGCACCCTGGACCTGGACCTGAGTGTCGAACAGAACCTGCGCTACCACGCCTCGTTGCATGGCCTGTCGCGGCGCCAAGGCAACCTGCGAGTCGAGGCCGAACTGGCCCGCCAGGGCCTTGACGAGCGTCGGCGCGAGCCCGTTCGTGCGCTGAATATCGGGCACCGGCGTCGGGTGGAAATTGCCCGCGCCCTGCTCCACCAACCGCGCTTGCTGTTGCTCGACGAAGCCAGCGTCGGCCTCGACCCGGCCAGCCGCCTGGCGCTCAACCAGCACCTTCGGCACCTGTGCCGCGAGCAGGGGCTGAGTGTGCTCTGGACCACACACCTGCTGGATGAGGTGCAGCCCAGTGATGACCTGCTGATCCTGCACCAGGGGCGCCTGGTGGCCAGTGGCACCGCCGATGCCCTGACCCAAGCGCACGGCGGCAACCTCGACAACGCCTTCGCGCGCCTGACCCGCGCGCCCGGCGCCACCCCAGGAGTGAAGGCCTGA
- a CDS encoding ABC transporter permease: MNAYWQCFNGILLRECLRFVLQRTRFLSALVRPLLWLLVFAAGFRAALGIAIIEPYDTYIPYEVYIIPGLACMILLFNGMQGSLSMVYDREMGSMRVLLTSPLPRAFLLGSKLLATSLISLLQVYAFLAIAWLYGVQPPAAGLLLALPALLLVALMLSALGLLLSNAIRQLENFAGVMNFVIFPLFFLSSALYPLWKMREASQWLYWLCALNPFTHAVELVRFALYERFNPLALAVCLGLTVLFTLLAILTFNPQHAALRKPR, encoded by the coding sequence ATGAACGCCTACTGGCAATGTTTCAACGGCATCCTGCTGCGCGAATGCCTGCGGTTCGTGTTGCAGCGCACGCGGTTTCTCAGCGCCCTGGTGCGCCCGCTGCTGTGGTTGCTGGTCTTTGCCGCCGGGTTTCGTGCGGCCCTGGGCATAGCGATCATCGAGCCCTACGACACCTACATCCCCTACGAGGTGTACATCATCCCCGGCCTTGCCTGCATGATTCTGCTGTTCAACGGCATGCAGGGCTCGCTGTCGATGGTCTATGACCGCGAGATGGGCAGTATGCGCGTGCTGCTGACCAGCCCCTTGCCGCGGGCGTTTCTGCTCGGCAGCAAACTGCTGGCGACCTCGTTGATTTCCCTGCTACAGGTTTATGCGTTTCTCGCCATTGCCTGGCTGTATGGCGTGCAACCCCCGGCTGCGGGGTTGTTGCTGGCGCTGCCGGCCTTGTTGCTGGTGGCCTTGATGCTCAGCGCTCTGGGGCTGTTGCTGTCGAATGCGATTCGCCAGTTGGAGAACTTTGCCGGGGTGATGAATTTCGTGATCTTCCCGTTATTTTTCCTGTCCTCGGCGCTGTACCCGCTGTGGAAGATGCGCGAGGCCAGCCAGTGGCTGTATTGGCTGTGCGCCCTGAACCCCTTCACCCACGCCGTGGAACTGGTGCGTTTCGCGCTGTACGAACGCTTCAATCCGCTGGCGCTGGCGGTTTGCCTGGGCCTGACCGTGCTGTTCACCCTGCTCGCGATACTGACCTTCAACCCCCAGCACGCAGCGCTGCGCAAGCCGCGCTGA
- a CDS encoding PQQ-dependent catabolism-associated CXXCW motif protein: protein MPRALPRLPRALLAALSLSLLLGVAQAGTTPLFSAEGYRTTLYRSPTPHQVEGAQVIDTATLQNLLGQHPKPVLVDVYRRQWLQGRFIEDEPHANLPGSHWLANTGDGELSPAWQDYFVHHLQKATAGRLEQPLVFYCRSDCWLSWNAVKRAASLGYKTLYWYRDGLDAWEAANLPLQPAQPEPFP, encoded by the coding sequence ATGCCTCGTGCCCTGCCCAGGCTGCCACGTGCTTTGCTGGCAGCCCTTTCGCTGAGTCTGCTGCTGGGCGTCGCCCAGGCCGGCACCACGCCGCTGTTTTCTGCCGAGGGGTATCGCACCACCCTCTACCGCAGCCCGACACCGCACCAGGTCGAGGGCGCCCAGGTCATCGACACCGCCACCTTGCAAAACCTGCTGGGGCAGCACCCCAAGCCGGTGCTGGTCGATGTGTACCGCCGGCAATGGCTGCAAGGCCGTTTCATCGAAGACGAACCCCACGCCAACCTCCCCGGCAGCCACTGGTTGGCCAACACCGGCGACGGCGAGCTGAGCCCCGCCTGGCAAGACTACTTCGTGCACCATCTGCAAAAAGCCACCGCCGGCCGCCTGGAGCAACCGCTGGTCTTTTACTGCCGCTCCGATTGCTGGTTAAGCTGGAACGCGGTAAAACGCGCAGCATCCCTGGGCTATAAGACGTTGTATTGGTACCGCGACGGCCTGGACGCCTGGGAAGCTGCCAACCTGCCATTGCAGCCGGCCCAGCCAGAGCCCTTTCCCTGA
- a CDS encoding response regulator, giving the protein MYKILIADDHPLFREAIHNVISDGFPGSEVMETADLDSALALTLEHDDLDLILLDLNMPGMHGLNGLITLRNEAPTTPVVIVSAEQEKQIVLQAITYGAVGFITKSSPRSQMIEAIEQILTGNVYLPPDIIRANKSSTSRRQSDTPSFPPEMLQALTRKQLLVLERMTKGESNKQIAYTLDIAETTVKAHVSAILRKLNVHNRVQAILSAGDIDFGDYLRR; this is encoded by the coding sequence ATGTACAAAATTCTGATTGCCGACGATCACCCACTGTTTCGCGAAGCCATCCACAACGTCATCAGCGATGGCTTCCCAGGCAGCGAAGTCATGGAGACTGCCGACCTGGACAGCGCCCTGGCGCTGACCCTGGAACATGACGACCTCGACCTGATCCTGCTCGACCTGAACATGCCCGGCATGCACGGCCTCAATGGCCTGATCACCCTGCGCAACGAGGCACCGACCACACCGGTGGTGATTGTCTCGGCCGAGCAGGAAAAACAAATCGTGCTGCAGGCCATCACCTATGGCGCCGTGGGTTTCATCACCAAGTCCTCGCCACGTTCGCAGATGATCGAAGCAATCGAGCAGATCCTCACCGGCAATGTCTACCTGCCACCCGACATCATTCGCGCCAACAAAAGCAGCACCAGCCGGCGCCAGAGCGATACCCCAAGCTTCCCACCCGAGATGCTCCAGGCCCTGACCCGCAAGCAGTTGCTGGTGCTCGAGCGCATGACCAAAGGCGAGTCGAACAAGCAGATCGCCTACACCCTGGACATCGCTGAAACCACGGTCAAGGCCCACGTTTCGGCGATCTTGCGCAAACTCAACGTGCACAACCGGGTGCAGGCCATCCTCAGTGCTGGCGATATCGACTTCGGCGACTACCTGCGCCGTTAA
- a CDS encoding PAS domain-containing hybrid sensor histidine kinase/response regulator, with protein sequence MACISTRPSPGSPLPATGHPSAAELQAEVARLQHENRKLQRINTALIERVESGVTRGNDPYAAFQHSVVLAEQVRERTDALNQAMAELKAGNHLLSEARLRAETAHQHLIDAIESISDAFVLFDQNQRIVLCNSRFKAFWANSRVRIIAGMRLAEVKQLMTASGVFTEEPRGPADEHLLYRLQNGRWLQVSERPTCEGGRVFLFTDITEVKLSETLRREQAVAQKSQLIRLITDHVPALIAYLNADLVYEFTNKVYEEWYCWPRGVMLGQSLREAHSESHYQRLEAYVARALAGESVTFEFAENNINGQERYMLRSYVPNRLANGEVVGIFVLIRDITERRKSAEALHQAYQNLEQRVRERTAELTSLNDQLLREIDERSRAESRLREAKREAEQANLSKTKFLAAVSHDLLQPLNAARLFTSALLERREPHQSVQLVRNVSNSLEDVENLLGTLVDISKLDAGVIKADIAPFALSELMDNLAAEYAQVARSEGLELHFVGCSALVHSDIQLLARILRNLLSNAIRYTRSGRVVLGCRRQRRGLWIEVWDSGIGIAEERLDEMFQEFKRGDVQRPDQDRGLGLGLAIVEKIAGILGHRIRVRSWLGKGSVFAVEVPLSATAPKAPPSLAISEPMLERLRGARVWVLDNDAAICAGMRTLLEGWGCRVVTALSEEDLARQVDNYHAEADLLIADYHLDNDCNGVDAVARISARRAVPIPALMITANYSNELKQQIRERGHTLMHKPVRPMKLKAAMSHLLANSPVQPL encoded by the coding sequence ATGGCATGCATATCAACCAGACCTTCACCGGGGTCGCCATTGCCCGCAACCGGCCACCCGTCAGCCGCTGAACTGCAGGCCGAGGTCGCTCGGCTGCAGCACGAGAACCGCAAGCTGCAGCGCATCAACACTGCGCTGATAGAACGCGTCGAGTCGGGCGTGACCCGCGGCAACGACCCCTACGCGGCATTCCAGCACTCGGTGGTGCTGGCTGAGCAGGTCCGCGAACGCACTGACGCCCTCAACCAGGCCATGGCCGAGCTCAAGGCCGGTAACCACCTGCTCAGTGAAGCGCGGTTGCGGGCCGAGACCGCCCACCAACACTTGATCGACGCCATCGAAAGCATCTCCGACGCCTTCGTGCTGTTCGACCAGAACCAGCGCATCGTGCTGTGCAACAGCCGTTTCAAGGCGTTCTGGGCCAACAGCCGGGTGCGGATCATCGCCGGCATGCGCTTGGCCGAGGTCAAGCAACTGATGACCGCCAGCGGGGTGTTCACCGAAGAGCCCCGCGGGCCGGCCGATGAGCACCTGCTGTACCGCCTGCAGAACGGGCGCTGGCTACAAGTCAGCGAACGCCCTACTTGCGAAGGCGGGCGTGTGTTCCTGTTCACCGACATCACCGAGGTCAAGCTCAGCGAGACCTTGCGCCGCGAGCAGGCGGTGGCGCAGAAATCGCAACTGATTCGCCTGATCACCGACCATGTTCCAGCGCTGATTGCTTACCTGAATGCCGACCTGGTCTACGAGTTCACCAACAAGGTGTACGAGGAGTGGTACTGCTGGCCCCGCGGCGTGATGTTGGGCCAAAGCCTGCGCGAGGCCCACAGCGAATCGCATTACCAACGCCTGGAGGCCTACGTGGCGCGCGCGTTGGCGGGCGAGAGCGTGACCTTCGAGTTTGCCGAAAACAACATCAACGGCCAGGAGCGCTACATGCTGCGCTCCTACGTCCCCAACCGCCTGGCCAATGGCGAAGTGGTGGGGATTTTCGTGTTGATCCGCGACATTACCGAGCGGCGCAAGAGCGCCGAGGCGCTGCACCAGGCTTACCAGAACCTTGAGCAACGGGTGCGCGAGCGCACCGCCGAGCTGACCAGCCTCAACGACCAGTTGCTGCGCGAGATCGATGAGCGCAGCCGGGCCGAATCACGGTTGCGCGAGGCCAAGCGCGAGGCCGAGCAGGCCAACCTGTCGAAAACCAAATTTCTCGCTGCGGTCAGCCATGACCTGCTGCAACCCCTGAACGCGGCGCGGCTGTTCACCAGCGCGTTGCTCGAACGCCGCGAGCCGCACCAGAGCGTTCAACTGGTGCGCAACGTCAGTAATTCCCTGGAAGACGTGGAAAACCTATTAGGCACCCTGGTGGATATTTCCAAGCTTGACGCCGGGGTGATCAAGGCCGATATCGCCCCCTTCGCCCTTAGCGAACTGATGGACAACCTGGCCGCCGAATACGCCCAGGTGGCGCGCAGCGAAGGGCTGGAACTGCACTTCGTGGGCTGTTCGGCCTTGGTGCACAGTGACATCCAACTGTTGGCGCGGATTCTGCGCAACCTGCTCAGCAATGCCATCCGCTACACCCGCAGCGGCCGCGTGGTGCTGGGCTGTCGGCGCCAGCGCCGGGGCCTGTGGATCGAAGTCTGGGACAGCGGGATCGGCATCGCCGAAGAGCGCCTGGACGAAATGTTCCAGGAGTTCAAACGGGGCGATGTACAGCGCCCGGACCAAGACCGTGGCTTGGGCCTGGGCCTGGCAATCGTGGAAAAGATCGCGGGCATCCTCGGCCATCGGATTCGGGTGCGTTCCTGGCTCGGCAAAGGCTCGGTGTTCGCCGTCGAAGTGCCGCTGAGCGCAACCGCGCCCAAGGCCCCGCCGAGCCTGGCCATCAGCGAGCCGATGCTCGAACGCCTGCGCGGTGCGCGGGTGTGGGTGCTGGATAACGATGCGGCGATTTGCGCCGGCATGCGCACCCTGCTGGAAGGGTGGGGTTGCCGGGTGGTCACTGCGCTGTCGGAGGAAGACCTGGCGCGGCAGGTGGACAACTACCACGCCGAAGCCGACCTGTTGATCGCCGACTACCACCTGGACAACGACTGCAATGGTGTCGATGCCGTGGCCAGGATCAGTGCCCGCCGCGCCGTCCCGATTCCGGCATTGATGATCACCGCCAACTACAGCAACGAACTTAAGCAACAGATCCGCGAGCGGGGCCACACCCTGATGCACAAGCCGGTGCGGCCAATGAAACTCAAGGCTGCGATGAGCCATTTGCTGGCCAACAGCCCCGTTCAGCCACTTTAA